The stretch of DNA GCGTATGTAACTTGCCTTATAGAATGGGATAGCCCGGAGAAATTCGGATTAATACCGTATATAAAGCTAGGTGGCATCATTTAGTTTTGAAAGATTTATCGCTATAAGATAGACATGCGTAAGATTAGATAGTTGGTGAGGTAACGGCTCACCAAGTCGATGATCTTTAGGGGTCCTGAGAGGGAGATCCCCCACACTGGGACTGAGACACGGCCCAGACTCCTACGGGAGGCAGCAGTGAGGAATATTGGACAATGGGTTAGCGCCTGATCCAGCCATCCCGCGTGCAGGATGACGGCCTTATGGGTTGTAAACTGCTTTTATATGTGAATAAACCTATTCACGAGCTGGATAGTTGAAGGTAGCATATGAATAAGCACCGGCTAACTCCGTGCCAGCAGCCGCGGTAATACGGAGGGTGCGAGCGTTATCCGGATTTATTGGGTTTAAAGGGTCCGTAGGCGGATCAATAAGTCAGTGGTGAAATCCTATCGCTTAACGATAGAACTGCCATTGATACTGTTGGTCTAGAATTAGTTTGAAGTAGCTAGAATGTGTAGTGTAGCGGTGAAATGCATAGATATTACGCAGAATACCAATTGCGAAGGCAGGTTACTAAGTCTATATTGACGCTGATGGACGAAAGCGTGGGGAGCGAACAGGATTAGATACCCTGGTAGTCCACGCCGTAAACGATGGATACTTGCTGTTGGGTTTTCGGGCTCAGTGGTTAAGCGAAAGTAATAAGTATCCCACCTGGGGAGTACGATCGCAAGATTGAAACTCAAAGGAATTGACGGGGGCCCGCACAAGCGGTGGAGCATGTGGTTTAATTCGATGATACGCGAGGAACCTTACCAAGGCTTAAATGCATAATGACAGATTTAGAAATAGATTTTTCTTCGGACAGAATGCAAGGTGCTGCATGGCTGTCGTCAGCTCGTGCCGTGAGGTGTTAGGTTAAGTCCTGCAACGAGCGCAACCCTTATCATTAGTTGCCAGCGTTTAAAGACGGGGACTCTAATGAGACTGCCGGCGTAAGCCGCGAGGAAGGTGGGGACGACGTCAAGTCATCACGGCCCTTACGTCTTGGGCTACACACGTGCTACAATGGCCGGTACAGAGGGCAGCTACCAGGTGACTGGATGCGAATCTCTAAAGCCGGTCTCAGTTCGGATTGGAGTCTGCAACTCGACTCTATGAAGCTGGAATCGCTAGTAATCGCATATCAGCCATGATGCGGTGAATACGTTCCCGGGCCTTGTACACACCGCCCGTCAAGCCATGGAAGCTGGGGGTACCTGAAGTTGGTGACCGTAACAGGAGCTACCTAGGGTAAAACTGGTAACTAGGGCTAAGTCGTAACAAGGTAGCCGTACCGGAAGGTGCGGCTGGAACATCTCATATTTAGAGTATATACGATGTGTTAGTTACGTAACAACCTATTTGTTGCTTGGTTTTTTTCTTTATTTGTATATTTTATATTTATGTTGGATGTATATATAAAACAAGACCGCTCTTTTTAGAGTTTAGAAAGAGTCTCATAGCTCAGCTGGTTAGAGCGCTACACTGATAATGTAGAGGTCGGCAGTTCGAGTCTGCCTGAGACTACGAGGTTAACACTTAAAAAGAGGGGAATTAGCTCAGCTGGCTAGAGCGCCTGCCTTGCACGCAGGAGGTCATCGGTTCGACTCCGATATTCTCCACTATAGATCTTGTTATTTACTATCAAGATATAGAAGAAGTTCATTGACATACTGGAATAATTACTATAATTAATTATTATTTAATTGATTTAAATATAGTAAGCATATAGAAGACGATAAAACGATAAATCGAAAAAATAATTAACGAGTAAGATTAACAAGCACGACAATTAGTTGTGTACTACAAGGTTTTTTATAATCAATTTATTATGAATTATTCATTAATATTTAAAATTTTATAGAAGGCCACTTGAGAAAAAAAGTTACAAAGGGCGTACGGCGGATGCCTAGGCTCTCAGAGGCGATGAAGGACGTGATAAGCTGCGATAAGCTGCGGGTATTGGCACATACGATTCGATCCGCAGATTTCCGAATGGGGCAACCCGTCAGGTTGAAGGCCTGACACCTATTAAATAGGGGCGAACGTGGGGAACTGAAACATCTAAGTACCCATAGGAAAAGAAATCAATTGAGATTCCGTTAGTAGTGGCGAGCGAACGCGGATTAGCCCATAAGATTATATAAGTTTAACAGAATAACCTGGAAAGGTTAACCGTAGAAGGTGATAGTCCTGTACGTGAAAGGCTTATATAATTGATATCGAGTAAGGCGGGACACGTGCAATCCTGTTTGAATATGGGGGGACCATCCTCCAAGGCTAAATACTCCTGAGAGACCGATAGTGAACTAGTACTGTGAAGGAAAGGTGAAAAGTATATCGAGAAGATAGTTGAAATAGAACCTGAAACCGTACGCCTACAAGCGGTCGGAGCCTATTTATGGTGACGGCGTGCCTTTTGCATAATGAGCCTACGAGTTAATGTTTCTGGCAAGGTTAAGCACTTCAGGTGCGCAGCCGTAGCGAAAGCGAGTCTTAATAGGGCGTATAGTCAGAGGTATTAGACGCGAAACCTTGTGATCTACCCATGGGCAGGTTGAAGCTTTGGTAACACAAAGTGGAGGACCGAACCCGTTGATGTTGAAAAATCTTGGGATGACCTGTGGGTAGGGGTGAAAGGCCAATCAAACTGGGAAATAGCTCGTACTCCCCGAAATGCATTTAGGTGCAGCGTTTAGTTAAGTATATTAGAGGTAGAGCTACTGATTGGATGCGGGGGCTTCACCGCCTACCAATTCCTGATAAACTCCGAATGCTAATATATGTTTCTAAGCAGTGAGGGCATGGGTGCTAAGGTCCATGTCCGAGAGGGAAAGAACCCAGACCATCAGCTAAGGTCCCCAAATGTATGCTAAGTTGATAAAACGCGGTTGGATTGCCCAGACAGCTAGGATGTTAGCTTGGAAGCAGCTATTCATTTAACGAGTGCGTAACAGCTCACTAGTCGAGCGATCCGGCATGGATAATAATCGGGCATAAGCATACTACCGAAGCTATGGATTACATATTATTATGTAGTGGTAGGGGAGCATTCTATCGGCGCTGAAGCAATTTTGTAAAGATTTGTGGAGCTTATAGAAAAGAAAATGTAGGCATGAGTAACGATAAAATCAGTGAGAAACTGATTCGCCGTAAGATCAAGGATTCCTAAGCTATGCTAATCAGCTTAGGGTTAGTCGGGTCCTAACATGTACCCATAAGGGGAAGTGGATGGCAAACGGGTTAATATTCCCGTACCTGCTCTCAATAAAAGTGACGGATGAATGTATTAGGTGCGTACTGACGGAATAGTACGTTGAACCTACGTAAAGTAGGGATAGTACACAAAGGCTTCGGCTGGCGTGATAATCCTAAGAATTTTGTTCCAAGAAATAGCGAGAGAAGCAGCCCGTACCGTAAACCGACACAGGTGATCGAGGAGAGTATCCTCAGGCGCTCGAGTGAGTCGTGGTTAAGGAACTAGGCAAAATCGACCTGTAACTTCGGGAGAAAGGTCGCTCCGCTCCGGCGGAGCCTCAGTAAAAAGGCCCAGGCGACTGTTTATCAAAAACACAGAGCTTTGCAAAATCGAAAGATGACGTATAAGGCTTGACACCTGCCCGGTGCTGGAAGGTTAAGGAAGGTTGTTAGGGTAACCGAAGCAATTGACTGAAGCCCCAGTAAACGGCGGCCGTAACTATAACGGTCCTAAGGTAGCGAAATTCCTTGTCGGGTAAGTTCCGACCTGCACGAATGGTGTAACGATCTGGGCACTGTCTCAACCACGAGCTCGGTGAAATTGTAGTATCGGTGAAGATGCCGGTTAATCGCAACGGGACGAAAAGACCCTGTGAACCTTTACTATAGCTTCGTATTGACTTTGGGTAAATAATGTGTAGGATAGGTGGGAGACTATGAATTAGCATCGCCAGGTGTTAAGGAGTCGTTGTTGAAATACCACCCTTTATTTATCTGAAGCCTAACTCCTTTTAGGAGGACATTGCGTGGTGGGTAGTTTGACTGGGGTGGTCGCCTCCAAAAGCGTAACGGAGGCTTTCAAAGGTACCCTCAGCACGCTTGGTAACCGTGCGTAGAGTGTAATGGCATAAGGGTGCTTGACTGTGAGACCAACAAGTCGATCAGGTGCGAAAGCAGGACATAGTGATCCGGTGGTTCCGTATGGAAGGGCCATCGCTCAAAGGATAAAAGGTACTCCGGGGATAACAGGCTAGTCTCCCCCAAGAGCTCACATCGACGGGGAGGTTCGGCACCTCGATGTCGGCTCGTCACATCCTGGGGCTGGAGAAGGTCCCAAGGGTTGGGCTGTTCGCCCATTAAAGTGGCACGCGAGCTGGGTTCAGAACGTCGTGAGACAGTTCGGTCTCTATCTGTTGTGATCGTTAGAAGTTTGAGCGGACTTGACTCTAGTACGAGAGGACCGTGTTGAACAAACCTCTGGTGTATCAGTTGTACCGCCCGGTGCACTGCTGAGTAGCTACGTTTGGATGAGATAAGCACTGAAAGCATATAAGTGCGAAACTCGCCGCAAGATAAGACTTCTTTAAAGGGTCGTGGAAGACTACCACGTTGATAGGCTACAGATGTAAAGGCAGCGATGTCAAAGTCGAGTAGTACTAATTACCCATAGACTTTTTATTAAGTTATACACAACTAATTGGTTGTCTTTGTTAATCTTAAGCGTTAATACACAATATATTTTTATTGATTATCTCTATTGTTTAAAAATTTTCAGTATATCAAACAATATTTGGGTGATTATAGCTGCAGGGCTCACCTCTTCCCATTCCGAACAGAGAAGTTAAGCCTGCATGCGCCGATGGTACTGCTAATGCGGGAGAGTAGGTCGTCGCCAGTTTTTATTAAAGAATCCTTATCCTTTTATTGGGTAAGGATTTTTTTGTTTTTAACTTAACTTATTACTTATTGTGTAATATGACTTACCTCCATCAATGAATGTATTATCCGATGAATCAATGCATCAGCTTGTAGGTTTTAACTTAAGAACTATCTTTTCTACTTCATCCTACAGAAATCTTAATCTATACGAAACAAAAAAATCATTGCCAGTTGACAATGATTTTCTAGTCGTGGTCTTGTTAATTTTCTTATTTATCGAGTAGTTTTTGTAATACAGTAATAGCAGATTCAGCAAGGTTAGTTCCAGGTCCGAAAATTGCTTGAGCACCTTTTTCATACAAAAATTCATAATCTTGTTTTGGGATAACGCCTCCTACTACAATAAATATATCTGTCCGACCAAGCAAAGATAGTTCGTGAATAACTTCTGGTACTAAAGTTTTGTGACCAGCAGCCAAAGAAGATATGCCTAATATATGAACGTCATTTTCTACGGCTTGCTTAGCTACTTCTTTTGGCGTCTGGAATAGTGGTGCGATATCAACATCGAATCCCATATCTGCATATGAAGTTGCTACAACTTTTGCGCCTCGGTCATGACCATCTTGCCCCATTTTAGCGACCATAATTCTAGGTCTTCTACCTTCTTGATCAGCAAATTTATCTGCTAACTTTCTTGCTTCTTCAAAACTATTCATATTGCTTGCTCCCATTGCGTAAACACCTTGTATACCTCTTGTTTCTGCTCTGTGACGCCCAAACACACTTTCTAATGCATCTGAAATTTCACCTAAAGTAGCACGTCTTCTAGCTGCTTCTATAGACAAGGCTAATAAGTTTGTTTTACCATTCTTTGCTGCTTGGGTAATTTTAGTTAATATTTCATCAACTTTGGTTTGGTTTCTATTTTTTTTAATTTGTTGTAAACGCTCTAGTTGTTTCTGGCGTACGCTGGTATTGTCAACTTCTAAAATTTCGAATTCCTCTTGTTCTAACTGTGAACGGTAGGCATTAACACCAATAATTGCATCTTCACCTGAATCTATTTTTATTTGTTTTTTAGCTGCAGCCTCTTCAATTCTCATTTTTGGTATTCCTGCTTCTATCGCTTTAGTCATCCCACCTAACTCGTTAACCTCCTGAATATAATTCCATGCTTGATTAGCCATTTCATTGGTCAGACACTCGATCATGAAGCTTCCTCCTAAAGGATCGGCTGTTCTACATATTTGTGTTTCTTCTTGTAGGATGATTTGCGTATTTCGGGCAATACGTGCAGAAAAATCTGTCGGCAAAGCAATGGCTTCGTCTAGTGCGTTGGTGTGAAGTGATTGTGTGCCACCTAATGCAGCGGCTAAAGCTTCAATTGCAGTGCGACCAATATTGTTATATGGTTCTTGCTCGGTGAGACTCCAGCCCGATGTTTGGCAATGTGTACGAAGCATTAATGATTTTTTGTTGGTTGGCTCGAATTCTTGCATCAATTTTGCCCAAAGCATTCGTGCGGCTCTCATTTTTGCTACTTCTTGCGTGAAATTCATACCAATAGCCCAAAAGAATGATAAGCGTGGAGCAAAATCATCAACTTTGAGACCAGCTGCAATACCTGTTTTTACATATTCGTATCCGTCGGCAAGGGTATAAGCCATTTCAAGTACTGGCGTTGCACCTGCTTCTTGCATATGATAACCAGAAATGGAAATTGAATTGAAACGAGGTATATGTTGAGAGGTATACTCGAATATATCGGCGATAATTTTCATCGAAGCAGCAGGTGGATAAATATAGGTGTTTCTCACCATAAATTCTTTCAGGATATCATTTTGGATAGTCCCCGAAAGTTGAGTCTGATCTACACCTTGTTCTTCTGCAGCAACGATATAAAAAGCAAGAATTGGCAATACAGCTCCGTTCATAGTCATCGAAACCGAAATTTTGTCGAGTGGAATAGAGTCGAAAAGAATTTTCATGTCTTCGACTGAATCTATTGCCACACCAGCCTTCCCGACATCACCCACTACTCGTTCGTGGTCAGAATCATAACCGCGATGTGTAGCTAAATCAAAAGCAACGGATAGACCTTTTTGCCCAGCTGCTAAATTTCTTTTATAAAAAGCATTGGATTCTTCGGCTGTAGAAAATCCTGCATATTGACGTATTGTCCATGGCTGTCGTACGTACATAGTGGTATATGGTCCGCGTAAAAAAGGCGCTACACCCGATAGAAAACCGATTTGTTTTAAGTTTTTCACATCTTCATAGGTGTACAAATCTTTTACTTGTACGCTATCCAACTCTACTGTATTTGATGAGTGTTGGTTGAATATCAACTTTCTATCAAAATATAATTGAGAAAAATCTTTTTTTTGCTTCATGGGTCTAAGATAAAGAAAAGACACCTAATACTAAGTGTCTTCTGGTTCTATTTTTTCTTAGGATATCTTGATACAATAAATTTTCTGATATTAATAGCTAATATCGATTAGTGAGCTTAGCGGAATTAAAACTCCGTTTTTGATTTGTAAATATTTTTCGGTCACAGACCATACGGTGGTTTCTATTTTTTTGGGACCTTGATCGGTCTGAAACGTAATATATGATTTTGCTTTGAACTCATTTCCTAATCTTTGTGCACCGATTAATTTTTCCTGCAACACGTTTCTTTCTTCTTTTGAGGCGGTAAGAAACTTATAGTTTTGTACATCTTCCTTTGCAATTAATTCCACTTTCATAATTTTCCTTTTTCAAAAAATTTATAGATAAATATAAAACTATTGTGTTATTTATCAAGTAATAAAATGCAAAGATTAATCCAAAATCGAAAAATAATCATCAAACTTATCATCCTACTTCTATCAAAATACTAAAAAGTGTACCTTTGTGCAATGGGAAACAATGAAAACTTCAAGTCGGGATTTGTAAATATTATTGGTAATCCGAATGTTGGGAAATCGACCTTAATGAATTTACTAATGAAAGAGCGTTTGGTGATTGCAACACACAAAGCCCAGACGACGCGTCATCGTATAAAAGGAATTCTTACCGGAGAAAATTATCAGATAGTGTTTTCGGATACGCCAGGAGTTATAGATCCTGCGTATGAATTGCAAAATCTTATGATGGATTCTGTGAAAGAGTCTTTAATCGATGCAGATGTTTTGCTCTATGTAGTAGAAGTGGGTGAGAAACGAATGAAGAATGAAGAAATTTTCGAGAAAATTCAGCAAACCAATGTGCCGACTTTAATTTTGCTCAATAAAATAGATTTGGTTTCCCAGGAAAAACTTGATCAAGCGGTAGATCATTGGCATGCTTTATTACCCAACGCACAGATTTTACCAATTTCTGCCAAAGAAAATTTCAACATCGATTTGTTGATCAATAAAATCATAGAGCTACTACCCAACGGCCCAATGTATTATCCAGAAGATCAGTTGACTGATCGCTCGGAGAGATTTATAGTTAATGAAGTGATTCGAGAGAAAATTCTTTTGCATTATGAGAAAGAAATTCCGTACGCGGTAGAAGTGGTTACCGAGCGATTTAAAGAAGAGATGACCATGATTTATATAGAAGCTGATATTTATGTCGAGCGTGATTCGCAAAAAGGAATTATCATAGGACGCAAAGGAGAAGCTTTATCGAGAGTAGGAAAGGAAGCACGAGAAGAATTGGAAAAGTTTTTCGATAAAAAAGTCTTTCTTAAACTGTATGTAAAAGTGAAAAAAGACTGGCGTAAACGCGATATAGATCTTCGTCGATTTGGGTATTGATTCTATTTTTTGGTAGGATATAAATTGTTGCCAAAAAAATAACATAAATAAAATCTGTAAACTATCTGATATCTGAAGGTAATTGTCTAAATTTAGGCTATCAAATCAGCTTATTGATTAACCTATTCTACTAAAAATAAAAAAACAGGATATGAAAAAAATATTGTTTCCTACAGATTTTTCGGCAGCAGCAGATAATGCATTTCTTTATGCGTTGAATTTAGCAAAATTATACGACGTAGATATTGATGTACTGCACGTAACCTCGAATGTATATCTTGATACACAAGAAATCAACAGAGCAAAATTCAGTGATTATTTAGACTATCTTGAAACGATCAAAGATCATCAAAATGAACATTTCGAAATCAATCTTCAAGGCTATTTCGAGTCGGGTGATTTAATTATCAATATGCAAGAAATGCTCAGTAAACATGATTATTTGTATGTGGTAATGGGAACAGATGGTGCAAATACAATGAATGATAAGTGGTTGGGCACCAATACGATAAATGCTTTTAATGTAAGTTCTGTGCCGGTTTTGGCTATCCCGAAAAACATTAGTTTCAAACCCGAAAAACGATTAGGTTTTGCAAGCCGTTTATTAGAAAAAGAACGTCGCACATTAGAGAAATTAATTGTTTTAGCAAAACGAAACGGAGGACCACTAGAGCTGGTTCATATTGCCAAAGATAATATTTTGGATAGCGATGCAGCATTAGTAAAAAATTTTTGGGAAAGAGAATTTAAGGATGATGAACTAGAAATTACTGTACTCGTTAATAAAGATATCAACAAAGGTATTGCAGATTTTGTAACCCAAAAAAATATAGATGTATTGTGTCTCATTCATCGAGATATGAACAGTATCGAGCGAATTTTTAAAGGAAATTACAGTAAGAAACTATTGCAATCTCTTCAGATCCCTATTTTGGTTTATCCCGAAATAAATTAATTATTAAACAGAATTTAATTTATGATTTTCTAGATTCTGGATTGACTATTTTTACATGACAACCGACGAAAAAAAAAAACAATTACGCAAACATAAAGCCATCGCAACTGGACTTTTTGTACTGATGACCTTACTCTATTTATGGATGGTTTTTTTAGAACAAGAAACTCCGAAGCCTTGGATGGGATATGTGAAAGCTTTCTCAGAAGCAGCAATGGTAGGGGCTTTGGCAGATTGGTTTGCGGTAACTGCGCTTTTTCGTTATCCTTTGGGACTAAAAATTCCTCATACCAATCTTATCGAAAGAAGTAAAAATGCTATCGGCGACAATCTTGGTAATTTCGTGCAAACAAACTTCTTGACTCCGACAAATATTCGTCCCTATATAGAAAAGTTAGACGTTGTGAGCTTGGCAAATAATTGGCTGAAAAAACCAGACAATCAACATTTGTTAGAAGAGGAATTGATGAATATCTCATCGAAAATTGTTCGAGACCTTAATGACGAGGATGTTGTAAATTTTCTCAGTGATAAAGGAGCAGAAATGTTAAGACAGTTCGATTTACAAGCGCTTGTTGCTTCGTCGGTAAACTATATGCTCGACCGAAATAAACATACCGAAATCATTAATGCAATTTTACCAAAAGCTATTGATTATATGTACGATAGCAATGGAATAATCAAAGAAAAATTAGAAGAAAAACATCCGATAATTTCTATGTTTGTAGGTAAGCGCATCTCGAAAGGAGTGGTTGAAGGAGTGGTCACTTATTTAGAAGAAATACAACAAGATGAGCAGCACGAATTTCGACTAAACATAGAAAAAAGTTTAAGAGAGGTGGTTGATAAAATTTCTACTTCACCCGACTGGAAACATCGACTTTCGGTAATGCGAGATGATTTTATTACAGATGAACGAATGAAGTATTATACAGTCGATTTATGGAAAACTCTGAAGGAGAGTCTCACACAAAGTTTCGAAGAAGAAAATTCTACAATGCGAAATTATCTTCGCAAAAATATCGAAAAACTAGCTTTAACCCTAGAAACCGATAACGAATTACAACGTAAAATCAATGGTTGGATTCGCTTGTTCATTTACCGATTAATTCTTAGAAATGTTGGTGAGGTAGAATTATTGATAAGTAAAACAGTCGATAATTGGTCAGGTAGAGAATTAAGCAATAAATTAGAATTAGAGGTAGGGAAAGACCTTCAATATATTCGTGTCAATGGAACTTTGGTCGGGGGTTTGGTCGGATTGATTATCTACACAATCACCCAACTTATCACTAATTAGAATTGTAACTTTTCTCGCCTTTTCCTTTCTTCCTCTTGTTGTAGGATTTCTTGCTGTGTCTGTAAATATTTTTCCTTCTCTTCTTTTGGTAATTTATTGACAAGCTGATCTTTAGCGTTTTTTAGGATAGCTTTGTATAGGGTAGGATTAGAATTATAATATTCGTAACTAGCTTCGAAAGCTTCTAAAGTTATATTGTGATTTTTGAGTACCGCCAAAGCGTTTTGTGCATAACTTTTTATGTCCTGATTTTCATAGGCATTTTGCATCATCGTTTGGTGAAGGTACAAATCGCTCATCAGACTTGTCATTTCCTTTTTAGAAACCAAATTATTGGGTTTCGGAATATTCGCCTCCTCACATGCCAAGAAAACGAAGCTTAATAATACGATCGATAAGGTTTTTCTCATAGCTTACCAAAAATTTTACTCAACCGAAGAGCAATTACTCCAAAAACAGCTTCTCCCATAATATTAGAACTTATTTTCGACTCTCCTAAGACACGATTCGTAAAGATAATTGGTACTTCTATCAAACGATAACCTTTTACCCATGTACGGTATTTCATTTCTATCTGAAATCCATATCCTTTGAAACGAATTTTGCTCAAATCTAAATCTTTTAACACTTCTGAACGATATCCAACAAAACCTGCTGTGCTATCATGAATTGGTAAACGCGTAATGAAACGAACATATTTCGAAGCAAAATAAGACAACAAAACCCTGTTCATTGGCCAATTGACCACATTTACACCGGTTAAGTAACGCGACCCAATCACCATATCTGCTTTTGTCTGAAGGGTTTGTAATAATATAGGCAAATCATTCGGATTGTGAGAAAAGTCAGCATCCATCTCGAAAATAAAATCGTAATTGTTTTTTATTGCCCACTGAAAACCATGTACATACGCACGTCCCAAACCGTCTTTTACTTTTCTTACTTCTAAAAACAATCGATCTGGAAATTGTTTTTGCAACGAACGAACAATATCAGCAGTTTTGTCTGGTGAATTATCGTCTACAACCAAAACATCAAACTGAGGTTGCAGCACGAAAACACTTTTCAATATAGATTCGATATTCTCTTTTTCGTTATAAGTTGGGATGATGACCAAATTTTTGGGCATTGATTAGAAATTTGAGTGAACAAATATAAACAATACTTAAGTTCTTTGTTTATTTTTGTAAAAGATTATGCAACTAGTAGACTTAATACCAATTGCACGTTTTGCGCCTACACCAGACTGGGTTTTGTATGTCCTAGTAGGATGTTTGTTGATGATTTGTGCCGTAAAATTTTTATTTGCTAGCAACTTTCATGCGTTGAGTAACCGAAACGAATACATGAATTTTGCCGATGACAATACCTTTGTGTTTAGTATGGTGATTAATGTACTTAATGTTGTGTTGATAACTCTATTGATAATCAATTTTTTTGATATAAACTTTAGTCAAGACATTCAGCATTCATTTACAAAATTTCTCATAGTTTTAGGTGTTGTAATGGGAGTCATGTTCGTAAAGGTGATTCTAGAGTTGTTTTATCACAATGCTTTTTATGAAGAACAAGACTTTCGATTTTTTTTCAACTCATCGAGTTATGTCAATGCAAGAAATGTTTTGGTTTTAATGGTTTTGAGCTTTCTGTTTTTTTATAGTTCAATCCCGAAAGTATATATAATGTTATCGGCAACTATTTTTTTAGTAATTAACCGTTTGTGGGAGTTATTTTACCGGTATGTGTCGCAAAAAAACAACTTTTCTAAGATTTGGTATCATAATATTTTATACCTTTGCACTCTAGAAATTTTACCCATTTTAGTGCTAATAAAATTGCTTTTCACGGGTAAGGTAATCTAATTTTACTATGCGAGTTAAATCAATACTAGTTTCACAACCAAAACCTCAAAACGAATCTTCTCCTTATTATGAATTGGAGAAGAACAACAAAATCAAGATCGATTTTAGACCTTTTATTCAAGTAGAAGGCGTAGACGCAAAAGATGTCCGTCATCAAAAGATTGATTTTAATCGAATTACAGCCGTAATTTTCACAAGCCGTAATGCAATTGATCATTTTTTCCGTTTGGCAGAAGATTTGCGTTATACCGTACCCGATACAATGAAATATTTTTGCGAGTCAGAAGCTATTGCCTTTTATTTACAAAAATATATCGTTTACAGAAAACGAAAAGTTTTCACAGGAGGAAAAACATTTGCCGATTTGGTACCTTTGTTGAAAAAACATAAAGACGAAAAGTTTTTATTGCCATGCTCAGATGTGATGAAAGATGAAATTCCGAACACCTTAAATAATCTGAAAATAGATTGGCAAAAAGGAATTTTATTCCGAACCGTATCCAGCAACTTATCAGATTTAGAAGATGTGAAATACGATATTCTTGTGTTTTTCACCCCTTCTGGAATAAAATCTTTATTCGATAATTTTCCAGATTTTAAACAAGAAAACACACGAATTGCTGCATTTGGTAAATCGACGGTAGATATGGC from Weeksella virosa DSM 16922 encodes:
- the scpA gene encoding methylmalonyl-CoA mutase: MKQKKDFSQLYFDRKLIFNQHSSNTVELDSVQVKDLYTYEDVKNLKQIGFLSGVAPFLRGPYTTMYVRQPWTIRQYAGFSTAEESNAFYKRNLAAGQKGLSVAFDLATHRGYDSDHERVVGDVGKAGVAIDSVEDMKILFDSIPLDKISVSMTMNGAVLPILAFYIVAAEEQGVDQTQLSGTIQNDILKEFMVRNTYIYPPAASMKIIADIFEYTSQHIPRFNSISISGYHMQEAGATPVLEMAYTLADGYEYVKTGIAAGLKVDDFAPRLSFFWAIGMNFTQEVAKMRAARMLWAKLMQEFEPTNKKSLMLRTHCQTSGWSLTEQEPYNNIGRTAIEALAAALGGTQSLHTNALDEAIALPTDFSARIARNTQIILQEETQICRTADPLGGSFMIECLTNEMANQAWNYIQEVNELGGMTKAIEAGIPKMRIEEAAAKKQIKIDSGEDAIIGVNAYRSQLEQEEFEILEVDNTSVRQKQLERLQQIKKNRNQTKVDEILTKITQAAKNGKTNLLALSIEAARRRATLGEISDALESVFGRHRAETRGIQGVYAMGASNMNSFEEARKLADKFADQEGRRPRIMVAKMGQDGHDRGAKVVATSYADMGFDVDIAPLFQTPKEVAKQAVENDVHILGISSLAAGHKTLVPEVIHELSLLGRTDIFIVVGGVIPKQDYEFLYEKGAQAIFGPGTNLAESAITVLQKLLDK
- the era gene encoding GTPase Era; amino-acid sequence: MGNNENFKSGFVNIIGNPNVGKSTLMNLLMKERLVIATHKAQTTRHRIKGILTGENYQIVFSDTPGVIDPAYELQNLMMDSVKESLIDADVLLYVVEVGEKRMKNEEIFEKIQQTNVPTLILLNKIDLVSQEKLDQAVDHWHALLPNAQILPISAKENFNIDLLINKIIELLPNGPMYYPEDQLTDRSERFIVNEVIREKILLHYEKEIPYAVEVVTERFKEEMTMIYIEADIYVERDSQKGIIIGRKGEALSRVGKEAREELEKFFDKKVFLKLYVKVKKDWRKRDIDLRRFGY
- a CDS encoding universal stress protein — translated: MKKILFPTDFSAAADNAFLYALNLAKLYDVDIDVLHVTSNVYLDTQEINRAKFSDYLDYLETIKDHQNEHFEINLQGYFESGDLIINMQEMLSKHDYLYVVMGTDGANTMNDKWLGTNTINAFNVSSVPVLAIPKNISFKPEKRLGFASRLLEKERRTLEKLIVLAKRNGGPLELVHIAKDNILDSDAALVKNFWEREFKDDELEITVLVNKDINKGIADFVTQKNIDVLCLIHRDMNSIERIFKGNYSKKLLQSLQIPILVYPEIN
- a CDS encoding DUF445 domain-containing protein, which encodes MTTDEKKKQLRKHKAIATGLFVLMTLLYLWMVFLEQETPKPWMGYVKAFSEAAMVGALADWFAVTALFRYPLGLKIPHTNLIERSKNAIGDNLGNFVQTNFLTPTNIRPYIEKLDVVSLANNWLKKPDNQHLLEEELMNISSKIVRDLNDEDVVNFLSDKGAEMLRQFDLQALVASSVNYMLDRNKHTEIINAILPKAIDYMYDSNGIIKEKLEEKHPIISMFVGKRISKGVVEGVVTYLEEIQQDEQHEFRLNIEKSLREVVDKISTSPDWKHRLSVMRDDFITDERMKYYTVDLWKTLKESLTQSFEEENSTMRNYLRKNIEKLALTLETDNELQRKINGWIRLFIYRLILRNVGEVELLISKTVDNWSGRELSNKLELEVGKDLQYIRVNGTLVGGLVGLIIYTITQLITN
- a CDS encoding DUF4296 domain-containing protein — its product is MRKTLSIVLLSFVFLACEEANIPKPNNLVSKKEMTSLMSDLYLHQTMMQNAYENQDIKSYAQNALAVLKNHNITLEAFEASYEYYNSNPTLYKAILKNAKDQLVNKLPKEEKEKYLQTQQEILQQEEERKRREKLQF
- a CDS encoding polyprenol monophosphomannose synthase: MPKNLVIIPTYNEKENIESILKSVFVLQPQFDVLVVDDNSPDKTADIVRSLQKQFPDRLFLEVRKVKDGLGRAYVHGFQWAIKNNYDFIFEMDADFSHNPNDLPILLQTLQTKADMVIGSRYLTGVNVVNWPMNRVLLSYFASKYVRFITRLPIHDSTAGFVGYRSEVLKDLDLSKIRFKGYGFQIEMKYRTWVKGYRLIEVPIIFTNRVLGESKISSNIMGEAVFGVIALRLSKIFGKL
- a CDS encoding DUF4271 domain-containing protein; this encodes MQLVDLIPIARFAPTPDWVLYVLVGCLLMICAVKFLFASNFHALSNRNEYMNFADDNTFVFSMVINVLNVVLITLLIINFFDINFSQDIQHSFTKFLIVLGVVMGVMFVKVILELFYHNAFYEEQDFRFFFNSSSYVNARNVLVLMVLSFLFFYSSIPKVYIMLSATIFLVINRLWELFYRYVSQKNNFSKIWYHNILYLCTLEILPILVLIKLLFTGKVI